In a single window of the Luteolibacter yonseiensis genome:
- a CDS encoding acylphosphatase gives MIAKQVIFEGRVQGVGFRYTVKELARGFDVCGWVKNLPDGTVELQAMGEKDELESFIREIAEESNVAHHIRNLTAVKIPLLENCRGFSIER, from the coding sequence ATGATCGCCAAACAAGTCATTTTCGAAGGCCGGGTGCAGGGTGTCGGATTCCGCTACACCGTGAAAGAACTGGCGCGCGGTTTCGATGTGTGTGGCTGGGTGAAGAACCTCCCGGACGGTACTGTCGAACTGCAGGCGATGGGCGAGAAGGACGAACTGGAGTCGTTCATCAGGGAAATCGCGGAAGAGTCGAACGTCGCGCACCACATCAGGAATCTGACGGCGGTGAAGATCCCGCTTCTGGAAAACTGCCGGGGATTCAGCATCGAGAGATGA
- a CDS encoding family 78 glycoside hydrolase catalytic domain, with protein sequence MFAVLPQAYSAPVSLVDEAPVRISPVDQNTILVDFGKVAFGNLQITPPPGGSGKKIIVHFGEASAGGRINRTPPGSVRYAATEVELKGNKPLIVAPAADARNTKQPEAVLTPTEFGVLIPFRWIEIEGWTGEMKPQDITRRSGFSSSWDEDASSFVSSDESLNRIWELCKYSIKATTFAGVYVDGERERIAYEGDAYLNQLSHYYTEGDIEMARDTFDRLMKYPTWPTEWATHMIFMAHADWMWTGDVEWLAARYPGLKGKLHLRHARADGLIVTPKDEIKNDLVDWPAGERDGHVFKPVNTVMNAFHLRGLTCMAELARALEREGDAAYYEQNLMTARASFHRVLFDPARGLYRDGEGTDHASLHANLFPIAFGVVPPDCREKIVRWLGGRGMACSVYAAQYLLEGLFENDAAAQAIELITAPNDRSWKHMLDSGTTITWEAWDQKYKPNQDWNHAWGAAPANLFPRYILGAYPLAPGWTRVSIAPNPGNLKNAGGKIPTPRGPLHVRWENGGTFKLTLSLPPGSSARVRLPAGEKSDGVLSDGKPVMAYREGPWWVVAQDVSGKVSLETRNP encoded by the coding sequence ATGTTTGCTGTCCTGCCCCAAGCCTACAGCGCGCCTGTGAGTCTCGTGGACGAGGCCCCCGTGCGAATCAGTCCGGTGGATCAGAACACCATCTTGGTCGACTTCGGAAAAGTGGCTTTTGGAAACTTGCAGATCACTCCTCCGCCGGGTGGCAGTGGAAAAAAAATCATCGTTCACTTCGGCGAGGCATCCGCCGGCGGACGCATCAACCGGACCCCGCCGGGCAGCGTGAGGTATGCGGCTACGGAGGTGGAGCTCAAGGGAAACAAGCCCCTCATCGTCGCCCCCGCCGCCGATGCCCGGAACACCAAACAGCCCGAGGCGGTTCTCACACCGACGGAATTCGGCGTATTGATCCCCTTCCGCTGGATCGAAATCGAAGGATGGACCGGGGAAATGAAACCACAGGACATCACTCGACGCTCCGGTTTTTCCAGCAGTTGGGACGAGGATGCCTCGTCATTCGTTTCATCCGACGAATCACTCAACCGTATCTGGGAACTTTGCAAGTATTCCATCAAGGCGACCACCTTCGCCGGCGTTTATGTGGATGGCGAGCGCGAGCGTATCGCCTACGAGGGTGACGCCTATCTCAACCAGCTCAGCCACTATTACACCGAGGGGGACATCGAAATGGCCCGCGATACCTTCGACCGCCTGATGAAATATCCCACCTGGCCGACGGAATGGGCCACGCACATGATCTTCATGGCGCACGCCGACTGGATGTGGACAGGAGATGTCGAATGGCTCGCCGCCCGCTACCCCGGGCTGAAAGGGAAACTCCATCTCAGGCATGCACGGGCCGACGGGCTGATCGTCACTCCCAAAGATGAGATCAAGAACGATCTCGTGGACTGGCCCGCGGGTGAGCGCGACGGCCATGTATTCAAACCCGTGAACACGGTGATGAACGCCTTCCACCTGCGTGGCCTCACCTGCATGGCGGAACTCGCCCGCGCCTTGGAAAGAGAGGGGGACGCCGCCTACTATGAACAAAATCTGATGACGGCCCGCGCCTCGTTCCACAGGGTGCTCTTTGATCCGGCGCGTGGTCTTTATCGGGACGGGGAAGGCACGGATCATGCGTCCTTGCATGCCAATCTCTTTCCAATCGCTTTCGGAGTCGTCCCGCCGGACTGTCGGGAAAAGATTGTCCGCTGGCTTGGAGGGCGCGGCATGGCATGCTCGGTTTACGCAGCACAATATCTGCTGGAAGGACTTTTTGAAAATGACGCGGCCGCCCAGGCCATCGAGCTCATCACCGCGCCCAACGACCGCAGTTGGAAACACATGCTGGACAGCGGCACCACCATTACCTGGGAAGCTTGGGATCAAAAATATAAACCGAACCAGGATTGGAATCACGCTTGGGGAGCCGCGCCCGCGAACCTGTTTCCGCGCTACATTCTCGGCGCATACCCCCTGGCACCCGGTTGGACTCGTGTGAGCATCGCTCCAAATCCCGGCAACCTGAAAAATGCGGGAGGAAAAATTCCAACTCCGCGCGGCCCGCTTCACGTCCGCTGGGAGAATGGCGGGACATTCAAGCTCACACTCTCTCTTCCTCCCGGATCAAGCGCCCGGGTCAGACTTCCCGCAGGTGAAAAATCCGATGGCGTTTTATCTGATGGTAAACCTGTCATGGCCTACCGCGAGGGCCCATGGTGGGTGGTGGCGCAAGATGTCTCAGGCAAGGTTTCATTGGAGACACGGAATCCGTGA
- a CDS encoding endonuclease/exonuclease/phosphatase family protein has product MMICLSGCQRRRVFETPKAVPVREDGALELRLMSFNVRYENPGDRESRSWRKRVVGAVSMIRRERPDVIGIQEALHGQAADLWASLPDYEFFGVGRDDGKMAGEYAGIFYQRDRFEPDSTDCGTFWLSDTPEKEGSKSWGNEIPRVAAWLRLVDRATGRGFYVMNTHWDHRNQPSRERAALLIARRIDARKHAEEPVALVGDFNSMENNPGLIYLTGRSGPLAGSTQAWSHGLADTYQSLHAAEKNRRTLHFWSGRRDGLKVDHILVSKGARIASAEIVSQDKPEVSDHFPVTARVIFPSTRP; this is encoded by the coding sequence ATGATGATCTGTCTGTCCGGTTGCCAGCGACGCCGCGTGTTCGAAACCCCGAAAGCGGTTCCCGTGAGAGAGGACGGTGCCCTGGAACTGCGGTTGATGAGTTTCAACGTGCGTTATGAAAATCCCGGAGACCGCGAATCCAGGTCATGGCGCAAGCGAGTGGTGGGAGCGGTTTCGATGATCCGCAGGGAACGGCCGGATGTCATCGGCATCCAGGAAGCGCTGCATGGTCAGGCTGCGGACCTATGGGCATCCCTGCCGGATTACGAGTTTTTCGGAGTGGGCCGTGATGACGGAAAAATGGCGGGCGAATATGCCGGAATCTTCTACCAGCGGGACCGGTTCGAGCCGGATTCGACGGACTGCGGAACCTTCTGGCTTTCCGACACTCCGGAAAAGGAGGGTTCGAAGTCCTGGGGAAATGAAATTCCCCGCGTGGCGGCGTGGCTCCGTCTGGTAGACCGTGCGACAGGGCGAGGATTTTACGTCATGAACACGCATTGGGACCACCGGAACCAGCCATCGCGGGAGCGCGCCGCCTTGTTGATCGCGCGGCGGATCGACGCCCGGAAGCACGCGGAGGAGCCGGTGGCATTGGTGGGGGATTTCAACTCGATGGAAAACAATCCCGGGCTGATCTATCTGACGGGCCGGAGCGGGCCGCTGGCGGGCTCGACACAGGCCTGGTCCCACGGATTGGCGGACACCTATCAATCGCTGCACGCTGCGGAAAAAAACCGGCGGACGCTGCATTTCTGGAGCGGCCGCAGGGACGGGTTGAAAGTGGATCACATTCTTGTTAGCAAGGGAGCGAGGATCGCCTCCGCGGAGATCGTTTCCCAGGACAAGCCGGAGGTTTCGGACCATTTCCCGGTGACCGCACGGGTGATATTTCCGTCAACACGCCCCTGA
- a CDS encoding SDR family oxidoreductase, with amino-acid sequence MKIAVTGTTGRVGAALVRHFSPNHEIVPLPRSICDLADPRSLASALEQLECDVFLNPAGITSLEMCEDHPELARRVNSDAPAEIASWAAARNVRVYHFSTDYVFAGEDPGLRDEEEIPHPLSAYGRSKLAGEDAVLAWPGNGVIRVSWVFGPEKTSFVDQIFEAALAGQPLAAISDKFSLPTFTSDLSQWTEHILSQHATGVLHACNSGEPVSWHDMAAAVVEEMLACGVISSLPGIGRQSLAEMRSFRAPRPRFTAMGTSRLAGLLGHPPRLWREALVEYVRSRCSGAC; translated from the coding sequence ATGAAAATCGCGGTCACAGGAACCACCGGCCGCGTGGGTGCCGCGCTTGTGCGGCACTTTTCCCCAAACCACGAGATCGTTCCTCTGCCCAGGAGCATATGCGATCTCGCGGATCCCCGTTCCTTGGCTTCCGCACTGGAGCAGCTTGAGTGTGACGTGTTTCTGAACCCGGCGGGCATCACCTCGTTGGAAATGTGCGAGGACCATCCGGAGCTCGCGCGGCGGGTGAACTCAGATGCTCCGGCCGAAATCGCGTCGTGGGCCGCCGCACGGAACGTCCGTGTCTACCACTTCAGCACCGACTATGTCTTCGCCGGTGAAGATCCCGGCCTGCGCGACGAGGAGGAAATCCCCCACCCTCTCAGCGCTTATGGCCGCAGCAAATTGGCTGGCGAGGATGCGGTTCTCGCCTGGCCTGGAAATGGCGTGATCCGCGTGTCATGGGTGTTCGGCCCGGAAAAAACATCATTCGTGGATCAGATTTTCGAAGCCGCGCTCGCGGGACAGCCGCTGGCCGCGATTTCCGATAAATTTTCATTACCCACCTTCACCAGCGACTTGTCGCAATGGACGGAGCACATCCTCTCACAGCACGCCACCGGCGTGCTGCATGCCTGCAACTCCGGCGAACCGGTGAGCTGGCATGACATGGCCGCCGCAGTGGTGGAGGAAATGCTGGCCTGCGGTGTCATTTCCTCGTTGCCTGGCATCGGACGGCAGTCTCTCGCGGAAATGCGGTCGTTCCGCGCCCCACGGCCCAGGTTCACGGCCATGGGAACATCCCGCCTCGCCGGCCTGCTTGGTCATCCGCCGAGGCTCTGGCGGGAGGCGCTTGTCGAATATGTCAGGTCCCGTTGTTCAGGGGCGTGTTGA
- a CDS encoding mannose-1-phosphate guanylyltransferase, whose amino-acid sequence MPALSDTYALILAGGSGTRFWPLSRNSKPKQLLDLFGTGTLLEQTIRRLEGLVPLENILILTNELQVDAVREIASMLPAENIFAEPAKRDTAPAVALGIGLVAARNPDAVMMVLPSDQLIQDTAAYHSVMRDALATAEKSDGLVTIGIRPTWACPSYGYIERGVPAVIEGLECANPPVEVSRFREKPAPELAEQFLAEGNFSWNAGMFVWSLPTVIEQLAKYSPQLADFISVLRDAPDLVATVATEFPKLTPISIDYALMENADRVLNIEATFDWDDVGSWISIAKYLENYGEENRANEAITQSDSQNNIIFNARPGTRVALLGVDDLIVVQTGDALLIANRHQADSIKKLSDLLPKELL is encoded by the coding sequence ATGCCAGCCCTTTCCGACACCTACGCCCTCATCCTCGCCGGTGGATCCGGCACCCGCTTCTGGCCTCTGAGCCGCAACTCCAAGCCGAAGCAACTGCTGGACCTTTTCGGAACCGGCACGTTGCTGGAACAAACCATCCGCAGGCTCGAGGGACTGGTGCCTCTTGAGAACATCCTCATCCTCACCAACGAACTGCAGGTGGATGCCGTCCGGGAAATCGCTTCCATGCTTCCGGCGGAAAACATTTTCGCCGAGCCCGCGAAACGTGACACGGCTCCTGCCGTGGCCCTCGGCATCGGCCTTGTCGCCGCACGGAATCCGGACGCTGTCATGATGGTGCTGCCGTCCGACCAGCTCATCCAGGACACCGCCGCCTACCACTCGGTCATGCGCGACGCGCTGGCCACCGCGGAGAAATCCGATGGTCTCGTCACCATCGGCATCCGTCCGACATGGGCCTGTCCGTCCTACGGCTATATCGAGCGCGGCGTGCCGGCGGTCATCGAAGGGCTTGAATGCGCGAATCCTCCCGTCGAGGTGAGCCGCTTCCGTGAAAAGCCCGCGCCGGAACTGGCCGAGCAATTCCTCGCCGAAGGAAATTTCTCCTGGAATGCCGGGATGTTCGTCTGGTCCCTGCCGACCGTCATCGAACAACTCGCGAAGTATTCCCCGCAGCTTGCCGACTTCATTTCCGTGCTCCGCGACGCGCCGGATCTCGTCGCGACCGTCGCCACCGAGTTCCCCAAGCTCACGCCCATCTCCATCGACTACGCGCTCATGGAAAATGCCGACCGCGTCCTCAACATCGAAGCGACCTTCGATTGGGACGACGTGGGCTCATGGATCTCCATCGCGAAGTATCTTGAAAACTACGGTGAGGAAAATCGGGCGAACGAAGCCATCACGCAGAGTGATTCCCAGAACAACATCATTTTCAACGCCCGTCCGGGAACCCGGGTCGCGTTGTTGGGCGTGGACGACCTCATCGTGGTGCAAACCGGGGACGCATTGTTGATCGCGAACCGCCACCAGGCGGATTCGATCAAGAAACTTTCCGATCTGCTGCCCAAGGAGCTGCTGTGA
- the ruvX gene encoding Holliday junction resolvase RuvX encodes MLAHPVETIDQAKGDPIERIAQLVAARKIQTLVLGLPVRMDGSEGSSAAKVRAFGDLLRARVPDVPLVFVDETLTTSTAATKLREAGRKAKQQKSVIDQAAAVEILNTWMGE; translated from the coding sequence ATCCTCGCCCATCCGGTCGAAACCATCGACCAGGCCAAAGGCGATCCCATCGAACGGATCGCCCAACTGGTGGCGGCACGTAAGATCCAAACCCTGGTTCTCGGCCTGCCGGTCCGCATGGACGGCAGCGAGGGGAGTTCCGCGGCAAAAGTCCGCGCCTTCGGTGATTTGTTGCGCGCCCGTGTTCCCGACGTCCCACTGGTTTTCGTCGATGAAACACTGACCACCTCCACCGCCGCGACGAAACTCCGCGAGGCGGGCCGCAAGGCGAAGCAGCAGAAGTCCGTCATCGACCAGGCGGCCGCAGTGGAGATCTTGAACACGTGGATGGGCGAATGA
- the truA gene encoding tRNA pseudouridine(38-40) synthase TruA — protein MRLKLTIAYDGRPYNGWQSQACGNTVQDIVQVALAEVAKQPLRLHGSGRTDTGVHALAQIAHFDAPEGVSMNPFNWVPALNCKLPATIRIMACEEVPADFHSRFSAIGKIYHYDLCTDPVLPPLKAGLAWHVPRQLDVDVLWDALALFIGRHDFHAFAAYRGNETPDIDWCRTIESVELTTLQDGYQISYKGDGFLYKMVRLLTGGAVHAAQGRIRLDDFADLLDQPAGLPRGKSPLCAPADGLFLEKVLYPDM, from the coding sequence ATGCGGCTCAAACTCACCATCGCCTACGACGGTCGTCCTTACAACGGCTGGCAGTCCCAGGCCTGCGGAAACACCGTGCAGGACATCGTCCAGGTGGCGCTGGCGGAAGTGGCCAAGCAGCCGCTGCGGCTTCACGGTTCCGGGCGCACCGACACCGGCGTGCACGCGCTCGCACAGATCGCCCATTTCGATGCTCCGGAAGGAGTTTCAATGAACCCGTTCAACTGGGTTCCCGCCTTGAACTGCAAGCTGCCCGCCACCATCCGTATCATGGCCTGCGAGGAGGTGCCGGCGGATTTCCACAGCCGGTTCTCCGCTATCGGGAAAATTTATCATTACGACCTCTGCACCGATCCGGTTCTGCCGCCGCTCAAGGCCGGTCTCGCCTGGCACGTTCCGCGCCAGCTCGATGTGGATGTGCTGTGGGACGCGCTCGCGCTTTTCATCGGGCGGCACGACTTCCATGCCTTCGCCGCCTATCGGGGAAATGAGACTCCCGACATCGACTGGTGCCGGACCATCGAGTCCGTCGAACTGACGACACTGCAGGACGGCTACCAGATTTCCTACAAGGGTGATGGATTTTTGTACAAGATGGTCCGCCTCCTGACCGGCGGGGCCGTCCATGCGGCGCAGGGGCGCATCCGGCTCGACGACTTCGCCGACCTGCTGGATCAGCCCGCGGGACTGCCTCGCGGAAAGTCCCCGCTTTGTGCGCCGGCGGACGGATTGTTCCTCGAAAAGGTGCTCTATCCGGACATGTGA
- a CDS encoding glycosyltransferase: MKIDIVTDTFSPDVNGVAMTLGRLTDGLRKRGHRVHVIHTGESAGPGETSSPSVPLPGYREVRVGLPEPFKLRARWLKKRPDAIYVATESPLGKSALKAANALGIPVATGFHTNFHQYMEQYRMGGLQPVAMAYLRRFHQRANCTLTPSQDTVDKLLADGFTNVHLLGRGVDTGLYHPAKRCETLRAEWGARPGAPVAIIVGRVAAEKNFDLAIAVFEQMRKAVPDVRCVVVGDGPLREKLAARHDHLHFSGMRLGEDLARHYASADVLIFPSETETFGNVLLEGMASGLVTVSYDYAAAGLHVRSGENGLKVAKGDADGFLQQSVAALGIRPENHLRLAARETAEQLGWEEVVRSFESRLENMAGITSASPQPYEISKRPKLSCRTVFLSDIHLGTPDSKADEVVDFLKHLCCEKLVLNGDIIDGWALKRGGKWSNRHSRFIRKVLKMTEKDGTEVIYLRGNHDDILERFLPLAFGQIRFTKEHIHITKTGKRYLVVHGDGFDSVSTNHRWLASLGAVGYNFLLRVNRIYNLWRSWRGKEYFSLSKTVKARVKSAVSFVDRYEELLQELARHKECDGIICGHIHTPEDKQVGDTHYLNSGDWVESLTGIIEHHDGRMELVKYEEFIKSLGGAAAARERQTAGQLL, translated from the coding sequence ATGAAAATCGACATCGTCACCGATACATTTTCCCCGGATGTGAATGGCGTCGCCATGACACTGGGCCGTCTCACGGATGGTCTGAGAAAGCGGGGACACCGGGTCCATGTCATTCATACCGGTGAATCGGCCGGTCCGGGCGAGACGTCGTCGCCCTCGGTGCCATTGCCTGGCTACAGGGAGGTCCGGGTCGGACTGCCGGAGCCATTCAAACTGCGTGCCCGCTGGCTGAAAAAACGTCCGGATGCCATCTATGTGGCGACGGAAAGCCCCTTGGGGAAATCCGCGCTCAAGGCGGCGAACGCGCTGGGCATCCCTGTGGCGACAGGCTTTCACACGAATTTCCACCAATACATGGAGCAATACCGCATGGGCGGCCTGCAGCCCGTGGCAATGGCCTATCTCCGGCGCTTCCATCAACGGGCCAACTGCACGCTCACCCCATCCCAGGATACGGTGGACAAGCTTCTGGCGGACGGATTCACCAATGTCCATCTGCTGGGCAGGGGGGTGGATACCGGGTTGTATCATCCGGCGAAACGTTGCGAGACATTGCGTGCCGAGTGGGGTGCCAGGCCCGGAGCCCCGGTGGCGATCATCGTCGGTCGTGTGGCGGCGGAGAAGAATTTCGACCTCGCGATCGCCGTCTTTGAACAAATGAGGAAAGCCGTGCCGGATGTGAGGTGCGTCGTCGTGGGAGACGGGCCGCTGCGTGAAAAACTGGCGGCCCGGCATGATCATCTTCATTTCTCCGGAATGAGGCTGGGTGAGGATCTTGCCAGGCATTACGCTTCGGCGGACGTGTTGATTTTTCCGAGTGAGACGGAAACCTTCGGGAACGTGCTGCTGGAAGGAATGGCCAGCGGTCTGGTCACCGTGAGCTATGATTATGCCGCCGCCGGGCTGCATGTGCGCTCGGGTGAAAACGGTTTGAAGGTGGCGAAGGGCGATGCGGACGGGTTCCTCCAACAGTCGGTCGCCGCCTTGGGCATCCGTCCGGAAAACCACCTGCGCCTTGCCGCGCGCGAAACCGCGGAGCAACTGGGATGGGAGGAGGTCGTCAGGAGCTTCGAGAGCCGTTTGGAAAACATGGCCGGCATCACGTCCGCCTCCCCGCAACCCTATGAAATCTCCAAGCGTCCGAAGCTTTCCTGCCGCACGGTGTTTCTATCAGACATCCATCTGGGCACGCCGGACAGCAAGGCGGACGAGGTGGTGGATTTCCTCAAGCACCTTTGCTGCGAAAAACTGGTGCTGAATGGTGACATCATCGACGGCTGGGCGTTGAAACGCGGTGGCAAGTGGAGCAACCGTCACAGCCGGTTCATCCGCAAGGTGCTCAAGATGACGGAAAAGGACGGCACCGAGGTGATCTATCTCAGGGGAAACCATGATGACATCCTGGAGCGGTTCCTGCCACTGGCATTCGGCCAGATCCGTTTCACCAAGGAGCACATCCATATCACGAAAACGGGAAAACGCTATCTGGTGGTGCATGGGGACGGATTCGACAGTGTCTCCACCAACCACCGCTGGCTGGCTTCGCTCGGTGCGGTGGGTTATAATTTCCTGCTGCGGGTCAACCGCATCTACAACCTGTGGCGCTCGTGGCGGGGGAAAGAGTATTTCTCACTCAGCAAGACGGTGAAGGCGAGGGTGAAGTCGGCGGTGAGTTTCGTGGATCGCTACGAAGAACTCCTTCAGGAACTCGCCCGCCACAAGGAGTGCGACGGCATCATTTGCGGCCACATCCATACGCCGGAAGACAAGCAGGTCGGCGACACCCATTACCTGAACTCCGGTGACTGGGTGGAGAGCCTCACCGGCATCATCGAGCATCACGACGGGCGGATGGAACTGGTGAAATATGAGGAATTCATCAAATCCCTCGGCGGAGCCGCCGCTGCCCGCGAAA